The Streptomyces sp. NBC_00162 genome window below encodes:
- a CDS encoding non-ribosomal peptide synthetase, which translates to MTSDSVVPATTIRPRRTGAAQSARAHARLALTEAAVDGLAKVSGGRPLEELVALTAATAVVVGAAEHTDEPVVAVSGPAGPVLAGIGLAARSTVGDLIRAADSALRSAPVVAGEEAALTGAVLVRSARVGAGPAARASRRDVIELSLTESGADGVRELVAEAGPDRAETWFLEVLLRSVSRVLAGFADPHGPAAALPSAAADDVAAATALGRRGFEPQSVPTTLTAPIEETVRAYPDRTAVVAGAETLTYREFWQAAQAVAARLHAAGIGRGHRVGVLTGKTIHAVPAITGTLLAGAAYVPLDPRSPASRLAEILDDAECGAVLAAPDLLAGLPAGLTAPVIDIQAAAGGPAVEPATGWSGPLPDDLAYVVYTSGSTGRPKGVEIRHRAIASYVHWKVRNHGLDLDTRMLQLPSLAFDSSVADLFPVLASGGRLVLADTHQLLPRQLAELAQQHRITHLTNVPSLYRVLLGELPRAAASLRAVTVAGEATTPDLVRRHHELLPAVRLINEYGPTESSVGATAFDHGTDAGPGLPIGWPVANTVATVTGGDGRVLPIGFVGELRLAGHGLADGYRNRPELTAAAFVADAGAPGGRSYRTGDLVWWRPDGMLEFTGRADDQVKIRGHRVEPGEVESVLGLLPGVRQAAVAVVSGPDGAPALAAWLEAVDTTVEEIRAGANAALPPAMVPTSITLIDELPRMVSGKIDRGALVRLAETDAAPAPAPSPSRTGAGGDELEAKVGAIFAEVLASGPIGPDGDFFEEGGHSLLAISVIDAIEKELGVSIDMGDFFDTPTVREVTQLIRKAKPDHEA; encoded by the coding sequence ATGACGTCCGACTCTGTTGTGCCCGCCACCACGATCCGCCCCCGCCGCACGGGTGCCGCGCAGTCGGCGCGGGCCCACGCCAGACTCGCGCTGACCGAGGCCGCCGTCGACGGCCTGGCCAAGGTCTCCGGCGGGCGCCCCCTGGAGGAACTGGTCGCCCTCACCGCGGCGACGGCAGTGGTGGTCGGTGCGGCGGAGCACACCGACGAGCCGGTGGTGGCCGTGTCCGGCCCGGCCGGGCCGGTACTGGCCGGGATCGGGCTCGCCGCCCGGTCCACCGTCGGCGATCTGATCCGGGCCGCCGACTCGGCACTGCGGTCGGCGCCCGTGGTGGCCGGCGAGGAAGCGGCGCTCACCGGCGCGGTGCTGGTCCGCTCGGCCCGGGTCGGTGCCGGCCCCGCTGCCCGTGCGTCCCGGCGGGACGTCATCGAGCTGAGCCTGACGGAATCCGGTGCGGACGGCGTACGCGAACTCGTGGCCGAGGCCGGACCGGATCGCGCCGAGACATGGTTCCTGGAAGTCCTGCTTCGGTCGGTGTCCCGGGTCCTGGCCGGATTCGCCGATCCGCACGGCCCCGCCGCCGCGTTGCCGTCGGCCGCGGCGGACGATGTGGCGGCGGCCACCGCGCTCGGCCGGCGCGGCTTCGAACCCCAGAGCGTCCCCACGACGCTGACGGCGCCGATCGAGGAGACGGTCCGCGCGTACCCGGACCGTACGGCCGTCGTCGCCGGCGCCGAGACCCTGACGTACCGCGAGTTCTGGCAGGCCGCGCAGGCCGTGGCGGCGCGTCTGCACGCGGCGGGCATCGGACGGGGACACCGGGTGGGGGTGCTCACCGGCAAGACGATCCACGCCGTGCCGGCGATCACCGGCACCCTGCTCGCGGGCGCGGCGTACGTTCCGCTCGACCCCAGGTCACCGGCCTCGAGGCTGGCCGAGATCCTCGACGACGCCGAGTGCGGAGCGGTCCTCGCCGCGCCCGACCTGCTCGCCGGGCTGCCCGCCGGCCTCACCGCCCCGGTGATCGACATCCAGGCCGCGGCCGGCGGCCCCGCCGTCGAGCCCGCGACGGGCTGGTCCGGGCCGCTCCCGGACGACCTCGCGTACGTGGTGTACACCTCGGGGTCGACCGGCAGGCCCAAGGGCGTGGAGATCCGGCACCGTGCCATCGCGAGCTATGTGCACTGGAAGGTGCGCAACCACGGGCTGGACCTCGACACCAGGATGCTGCAACTGCCGTCCTTGGCCTTCGACAGCTCGGTCGCCGACCTGTTCCCGGTGCTGGCCTCCGGCGGGCGCCTCGTCCTCGCGGACACGCACCAGCTGCTGCCGCGTCAACTGGCCGAGCTGGCGCAGCAGCACCGCATCACCCACCTCACGAACGTCCCGAGCCTCTACCGGGTCCTGCTGGGCGAACTCCCGCGTGCCGCGGCCTCACTGCGCGCCGTCACGGTCGCCGGCGAGGCCACGACGCCCGATCTGGTGCGCCGCCACCACGAACTGCTGCCCGCAGTACGGCTGATCAACGAGTACGGCCCGACGGAGAGCTCGGTGGGCGCGACCGCGTTCGACCACGGCACGGACGCCGGACCGGGCCTCCCGATCGGGTGGCCCGTCGCCAACACCGTCGCCACCGTGACCGGCGGCGACGGCCGGGTCCTGCCGATCGGATTCGTCGGAGAGCTCAGGCTGGCGGGTCACGGCCTCGCGGACGGATACCGCAACCGGCCGGAGCTGACGGCGGCGGCGTTCGTGGCCGACGCCGGGGCGCCCGGGGGACGGAGCTACCGCACGGGGGACCTCGTCTGGTGGCGTCCGGACGGAATGCTGGAGTTCACCGGGCGGGCCGACGACCAGGTGAAGATACGCGGCCACCGGGTGGAGCCCGGTGAAGTGGAGAGCGTGCTGGGACTGCTCCCGGGAGTCCGGCAGGCGGCGGTCGCCGTGGTGAGCGGCCCCGACGGCGCTCCGGCGCTGGCGGCCTGGCTGGAAGCCGTGGACACCACGGTGGAGGAGATCAGGGCGGGGGCCAATGCCGCCCTGCCGCCCGCGATGGTGCCGACCTCCATCACGCTGATCGACGAACTGCCCCGGATGGTGAGCGGCAAGATCGACCGGGGCGCCCTGGTGCGTCTCGCCGAGACCGACGCCGCCCCGGCCCCCGCGCCCTCCCCGTCGCGGACGGGAGCGGGAGGCGACGAGCTGGAGGCGAAGGTCGGGGCCATCTTCGCGGAGGTCCTCGCCTCCGGCCCGATCGGTCCCGACGGGGACTTCTTCGAGGAGGGCGGGCACAGCCTGCTCGCGATCTCCGTGATCGACGCCATCGAGAAGGAGCTGGGAGTGAGCATCGACATGGGTGACTTCTTCGACACCCCCACGGTCCGCGAGGTCACCCAGCTGATCCGGAAGGCCAAGCCGGACCACGAGGCGTAG